The following coding sequences lie in one Brevibacterium marinum genomic window:
- the uxuA gene encoding mannonate dehydratase — protein sequence MRMSFRWFGAQDDPISLTHIRQIPGVGDVVGALYDIPTGEAWPEHRIAELKAQVEDAGLNLQVIESVNIHDDIKIGLPSRDRYIDNYRETIRRLGKAGISVICYNFMPVFDWLRTDLWYELPDGSQTMQYDRSVSESISPESLLEQYTAGSSDLSLPGWEPERLSDLRSLFAQYEGVDANTLRENLKYFLEAIMPVCQEAGVSMAIHPDDPPHPLFGLPRIVSDRDDLRWIVDAVDSPHNGLTLCTGSLGANRANDVVDIIEELVPEGRVPFAHIRNIRWQDEGRFYESAHLSSEGSLDLHQIVRAFHRAGFDGVIRPDHGRMIWGETGRPGYGLFDRALGAAYLNGLWEAADKSPLLKERPAQKIEL from the coding sequence ATGAGAATGTCATTCCGCTGGTTCGGAGCCCAGGACGACCCCATTTCGCTCACGCACATCCGGCAGATCCCGGGCGTCGGGGATGTGGTCGGTGCACTCTATGACATCCCGACCGGAGAAGCCTGGCCCGAGCACCGGATCGCCGAGCTCAAGGCGCAGGTGGAGGACGCCGGGCTGAATCTTCAGGTCATCGAGTCGGTCAACATCCATGACGACATCAAGATCGGTCTGCCCAGTCGTGACCGGTACATCGACAACTACCGAGAGACGATCCGCCGGCTCGGCAAGGCGGGCATCTCGGTCATCTGCTACAACTTCATGCCGGTCTTCGACTGGCTGCGCACTGACCTATGGTACGAATTGCCCGACGGCTCGCAGACGATGCAGTACGACCGGTCGGTCTCCGAGTCGATCTCCCCGGAATCGCTCCTGGAACAGTACACGGCAGGCTCATCAGATCTGAGTCTTCCGGGCTGGGAGCCGGAACGTCTGTCCGATCTGCGGAGCCTGTTCGCCCAGTACGAGGGAGTGGACGCGAACACGCTTCGTGAGAACCTCAAGTACTTCCTCGAAGCGATCATGCCCGTGTGTCAGGAGGCCGGTGTCTCGATGGCGATCCATCCGGACGATCCGCCCCATCCTCTTTTCGGCCTGCCCCGCATCGTCTCCGACCGTGACGACCTGCGCTGGATCGTTGACGCTGTGGACAGCCCGCACAATGGGCTCACCCTCTGCACCGGAAGTCTCGGTGCCAACCGGGCCAATGACGTCGTCGACATCATCGAGGAGTTGGTCCCGGAAGGTCGTGTGCCATTCGCGCATATCCGCAATATCCGGTGGCAGGACGAGGGACGCTTCTATGAGTCGGCACATCTGTCGTCGGAAGGTTCTCTGGATCTGCACCAGATCGTTCGCGCCTTCCATCGTGCCGGCTTCGACGGTGTCATCCGGCCGGATCATGGGCGCATGATCTGGGGCGAGACGGGGCGGCCCGGATACGGGCTCTTCGACCGGGCCCTCGGTGCCGCTTACCTCAACGGGCTCTGGGAGGCCGCCGACAAGTCCCCCCTCCTGAAAGAGCGACCGGCTCAGAAGATCGAGCTGTAG
- a CDS encoding MFS transporter gives MHTDATASKRSERDYSGARVYTARPITIVRSMGYGVVDLMGGGWNTIVGGLMLFFFTNYGGVSALQGASILFIARIVDAVVSVLVGPLTDNFFRTRLGRRFGRRHFFLMIGAPLVLLVFPLLWIAGQGYWYYLVVYLAVEVIMAIILIPWETLPSEMTENYTDRTKLSATRMFFSACGTFLVFALPAAIQATGDPHAYLIAGTALSVLFALGVAIAYFTTWERKITPEYLAQLEAQPRQSLWLTLKTTVIQAGSTFRNRAFVKHLVIYLSSFTAKDVFSSALTFFVVYSIASSETFGLTLQALGIVGLPVTIIAGFLMVARGPRFLYATSYTLITATLLSLGAIYVFQPQSTIVLLIIVGVAYQIGRALLEFTPWNVYPFIPDVDYLMTGEHRAGIYAAVMTFGRKSTGAIGSLIVGGLIDASGFMKPGTSGGVPVDAGCTGECVLVQPAGVSGAIAAVTIFAPLILIIIAFVVSRRFHLDKQAHSVLLAEIGRLEAGGAKADVDLQTRTRLEKLTGQPYEKLWPLEEVKREGAKIEPSE, from the coding sequence ATGCACACCGATGCAACTGCCTCGAAGCGAAGCGAGCGCGACTACTCCGGCGCACGGGTATACACCGCGAGGCCGATCACGATCGTGCGCAGCATGGGCTACGGTGTCGTCGACCTCATGGGCGGCGGATGGAACACCATCGTCGGTGGACTCATGCTGTTCTTCTTCACGAACTACGGCGGGGTCTCGGCGCTGCAGGGCGCATCGATCCTGTTCATTGCGAGGATCGTCGACGCCGTCGTCAGCGTGCTCGTGGGGCCGCTGACGGACAACTTCTTCCGCACTCGACTCGGTCGCAGATTCGGCCGCCGACACTTCTTCCTGATGATCGGCGCACCCCTGGTCCTCCTCGTCTTCCCGCTGCTGTGGATAGCGGGCCAGGGCTATTGGTACTACCTGGTCGTCTATCTCGCAGTGGAGGTGATCATGGCGATCATCCTCATCCCCTGGGAGACGCTGCCCAGCGAGATGACCGAGAACTACACCGACCGCACGAAGCTGTCCGCAACTCGAATGTTCTTCTCAGCATGCGGAACCTTCCTGGTGTTCGCGCTGCCTGCAGCGATCCAGGCAACGGGCGATCCGCACGCCTACCTCATTGCCGGGACGGCATTGTCGGTGCTGTTCGCCCTCGGCGTCGCGATCGCCTATTTCACCACCTGGGAACGAAAGATCACACCGGAATACCTTGCGCAGCTCGAGGCACAGCCCAGACAGAGTCTCTGGCTCACCCTCAAGACCACTGTCATCCAGGCCGGCAGCACCTTCCGCAATCGAGCCTTCGTCAAGCACTTGGTCATCTACCTGAGTTCGTTCACCGCCAAGGACGTCTTCTCCAGTGCTCTGACTTTCTTCGTGGTGTATTCGATCGCCAGCAGTGAGACCTTCGGTCTCACGTTGCAGGCTCTCGGCATCGTGGGTCTGCCGGTCACGATCATTGCCGGGTTCCTCATGGTCGCACGCGGCCCCCGCTTCCTCTATGCGACCTCATACACTTTGATCACGGCGACTCTGCTCTCACTGGGTGCGATATACGTGTTCCAGCCGCAGTCCACGATCGTCTTGCTCATCATCGTCGGCGTCGCGTATCAGATCGGCCGAGCTCTGCTTGAGTTCACGCCCTGGAATGTCTATCCGTTCATTCCCGACGTGGACTATCTGATGACGGGAGAACACCGGGCCGGAATCTATGCGGCGGTTATGACCTTCGGACGGAAGTCGACCGGTGCCATCGGCTCACTCATCGTCGGCGGGTTGATCGACGCGTCCGGCTTCATGAAACCGGGAACCAGCGGTGGAGTCCCTGTCGACGCCGGTTGCACCGGTGAGTGTGTGCTCGTTCAGCCCGCAGGAGTGTCCGGTGCCATTGCAGCGGTCACAATCTTCGCTCCGCTGATACTCATCATCATCGCGTTCGTGGTCTCGCGGCGCTTCCACCTCGACAAGCAGGCGCACTCGGTGCTTCTGGCCGAGATCGGCCGTCTCGAAGCGGGCGGGGCCAAGGCCGACGTCGACCTTCAGACTCGCACTCGCCTGGAGAAGCTCACCGGGCAGCCTTATGAGAAGCTGTGGCCGCTCGAGGAGGTCAAGCGCGAGGGCGCGAAGATCGAACCCTCGGAGTAG
- a CDS encoding mannitol dehydrogenase family protein — protein MSLALDSDSFDRFDEFSAAGFRVPQFDPRVMRKATTAAPTWVHLGAGNFFRSVHAIVAQAMLDGGHETGIVLANLRDHTVVENSRRTDDLFVNVVMNADGTIDPALIASVAESAQLASDAATGWDRMSAVFRQSSLQLVTLTITEKGYQTVDASGEALPEIADDVDCGPARNRTAIPALASLLLTRFHAGGTPIALMSTDNFSDNGDRLAQAVRSIADLWVASGQAPAEFADYVSDRQRVAYPSTMVDRITPSPSPAVAAMLAERGLIGADVRERSGGGPLASFSNTESTSYLVVEDDFPNGRPPFELAGVLVGDRELVSRADRMKVCTCLNPLHTAMAVVGCLLGFTRIAHMMDDCDIRALVEGVGRHEGLPVADTPSGLDPAAFLAEVIDVRLPNPGLPDSPQRIATDTSQKLGIRFGETIRRHVDVGDAQHLTWIPFAIAAWVRYLLGVDDDLAPFERSPDPLLPAIDNRLKGMRIGDPETASSARDLLADEAIFGVDLVSVGLAPTVEGHLGAMLAGAGAVRRTLHRLADSTRPEHTAKPSAAARSNHS, from the coding sequence ATGAGTCTCGCTCTCGACTCCGATTCCTTCGACCGATTCGACGAATTCTCAGCCGCAGGTTTCCGGGTTCCGCAGTTCGACCCTCGCGTGATGCGGAAGGCGACGACTGCGGCGCCGACCTGGGTCCACCTCGGTGCCGGCAACTTCTTCCGCAGCGTTCATGCGATTGTGGCGCAGGCGATGCTCGACGGCGGTCATGAGACCGGGATCGTTCTTGCGAATCTCCGAGATCACACCGTGGTGGAGAACTCGCGTCGGACCGATGACCTCTTCGTCAACGTCGTGATGAACGCCGACGGAACCATCGACCCAGCCCTCATCGCCTCCGTCGCCGAGAGTGCGCAGCTCGCGTCAGATGCCGCCACAGGTTGGGACCGAATGAGCGCGGTGTTCAGGCAGTCGTCGTTGCAGCTCGTCACGCTCACGATCACGGAGAAGGGATACCAGACGGTCGACGCGTCCGGGGAAGCCCTTCCCGAGATCGCGGACGACGTCGACTGCGGTCCTGCTCGGAATCGGACCGCGATCCCTGCCTTGGCGTCCCTTCTGCTCACCCGGTTCCACGCAGGAGGCACTCCCATCGCATTGATGAGCACGGACAACTTCTCGGACAACGGCGACCGGTTGGCCCAAGCGGTGCGCAGCATCGCTGATCTCTGGGTCGCGTCCGGGCAGGCACCGGCCGAGTTCGCAGACTATGTCAGCGATCGGCAGCGGGTCGCCTATCCATCGACCATGGTCGACCGGATCACTCCGTCCCCCTCGCCCGCGGTCGCGGCAATGCTTGCCGAACGCGGCCTCATCGGCGCAGATGTCCGCGAGCGCAGCGGAGGCGGCCCGCTCGCGTCGTTCTCCAACACCGAGAGCACCAGCTACCTGGTCGTCGAGGATGACTTTCCCAACGGGCGACCGCCGTTCGAGCTGGCCGGCGTGCTGGTGGGCGACAGAGAGCTGGTCAGCAGAGCCGACCGGATGAAGGTGTGCACATGCCTCAACCCGCTGCATACCGCAATGGCGGTGGTCGGGTGCCTGCTGGGCTTCACCCGGATCGCGCACATGATGGACGACTGTGACATCAGAGCGCTCGTCGAGGGCGTCGGGCGACACGAGGGGCTGCCGGTTGCGGACACTCCGTCGGGCCTCGACCCTGCAGCCTTCCTGGCGGAGGTCATCGATGTTCGGCTTCCCAATCCCGGTCTTCCCGACTCGCCGCAGCGCATCGCCACGGACACCTCGCAGAAGCTCGGCATCCGCTTCGGCGAAACGATCAGGCGACACGTGGATGTCGGCGATGCGCAGCATCTGACCTGGATCCCCTTCGCGATCGCGGCCTGGGTCAGATATCTCCTCGGCGTCGACGATGATCTTGCGCCCTTCGAGCGCAGCCCAGACCCCCTGCTGCCCGCGATAGACAATCGTCTGAAGGGTATGCGCATCGGTGATCCTGAGACCGCTTCGAGCGCACGAGACCTGCTCGCGGATGAAGCGATCTTCGGAGTCGATCTCGTCTCCGTCGGGCTCGCTCCGACGGTTGAAGGCCACCTCGGTGCGATGCTGGCCGGAGCCGGGGCAGTACGCAGAACGTTGCACAGACTCGCCGATTCCACTCGCCCCGAACACACAGCGAAACCCTCAGCCGCAGCAAGGAGCAATCACTCATGA
- a CDS encoding sugar kinase: MSGLVTAGESLALIYTRNTGGLDVLSEAAVSFGGAESNVAIAAARLGADVSWVGRIGDDAFGRRITRTIRGEGIDVYGALDSTAPTALMVKDRPSLGRTRVVYYRTGNAGSRLCVEDLPQPALESAEIFHFTGISLALGDQVARTVLTAARTVREAGGCVSFDLNYRSKMWTHESAEPAFREAIGLSDIVFAGDDEAAIAVGSGSVGELAQRITALGPQEVVIKLGDRGAYALVGDETVQQPPFLVEVADTVGAGDAFVGGYLTERLAGLDLKSRMRTAAAAGACACRGDGDWEMMPTRRDIMELTTGGDPVSR; encoded by the coding sequence ATGAGCGGCCTCGTCACGGCCGGAGAGAGCCTCGCCCTCATCTACACGAGGAACACAGGCGGTCTCGATGTTCTCTCTGAGGCAGCCGTCAGTTTCGGCGGAGCGGAGAGCAACGTGGCAATTGCGGCAGCTCGCCTCGGCGCCGACGTGTCCTGGGTCGGCCGGATCGGAGACGATGCCTTCGGTCGCCGGATCACACGCACCATCCGCGGCGAAGGGATCGACGTGTATGGCGCTCTCGATTCCACGGCACCGACCGCGCTGATGGTCAAGGACCGCCCGTCGCTCGGCCGCACACGTGTCGTCTACTACCGGACCGGCAATGCCGGGAGCCGTCTGTGCGTCGAGGACCTCCCTCAGCCGGCACTGGAGTCTGCGGAGATCTTTCACTTCACGGGCATCTCCCTGGCCTTGGGTGACCAAGTGGCCCGAACAGTCCTCACCGCCGCGCGGACCGTCCGCGAGGCCGGAGGCTGTGTCTCATTCGACCTCAACTATCGCTCGAAGATGTGGACACATGAGTCGGCGGAGCCGGCATTTCGTGAAGCCATCGGGCTCTCGGACATCGTGTTCGCAGGAGATGATGAAGCCGCGATCGCTGTCGGGAGTGGTTCTGTCGGCGAATTGGCGCAGCGGATAACAGCGCTCGGCCCGCAGGAGGTTGTGATCAAGCTCGGTGATCGTGGCGCCTACGCCCTCGTGGGTGACGAGACAGTGCAACAGCCGCCGTTCCTCGTTGAGGTCGCGGACACCGTCGGCGCCGGAGATGCCTTCGTCGGCGGCTACCTGACAGAGCGTCTGGCCGGTCTCGACCTGAAGAGCCGAATGCGCACGGCGGCAGCGGCAGGAGCATGCGCGTGTCGTGGCGATGGCGACTGGGAGATGATGCCGACCCGCCGCGACATCATGGAACTCACCACGGGAGGCGACCCGGTCTCGCGCTGA
- the uxaC gene encoding glucuronate isomerase: MSGRRTREGASTQRSFLDADFLLETETAQRLFDATGDLPIVDYHCHLSAQELADDRRFASITEVWLEGDHYKWRLMRGAGVDERLITGDGSDWEKFEAFADVVGRAIGNPVQHWSHLELQRFFGIHDVLNASSARAIYDAANSRLREDDFSARGLVRTSRVEVICTTDDPLDSLEHHQALAAAEDFDTLVVPGFRPDGVLRIERDEFAPYLEKLGAVTGGPITDFSGLVSALEQRVAYFAERGGTVSDQSLEVFPKQPSTDAEAEAILVRRLSGERLTESEAASFRWAVLHHLARIYHRHDWVMELHLNALRDANPRALHEIGSDSGFDGIGEDAPVQALQRFLGELAEADELPRTLLFTVDEKQNKQLAVLATCFPGPGTAGKVQLGNAWWFNDTIAGMSDQIRTFAEVGYLPAAVGMVTDSRSFLSYPRHEYFRRIVVDLVGQWVDSGQVPADHDTLIEILRDVFHDNAVRFFRFDAALQGGRS, translated from the coding sequence ATGAGCGGCCGGAGAACACGTGAAGGCGCAAGCACCCAGCGCTCTTTCCTCGATGCAGACTTTCTGCTGGAAACCGAGACTGCACAGCGACTGTTCGATGCCACCGGCGACCTGCCCATCGTCGACTACCACTGCCACCTCTCCGCCCAGGAACTCGCCGACGACCGACGGTTCGCGTCGATCACCGAAGTATGGCTGGAAGGCGATCACTACAAGTGGCGCCTGATGCGGGGCGCGGGAGTGGACGAGCGCCTCATCACAGGTGACGGCTCGGACTGGGAGAAGTTCGAGGCGTTCGCCGACGTCGTCGGTCGAGCCATCGGCAACCCCGTTCAGCACTGGTCCCACCTTGAGCTCCAGCGCTTCTTCGGAATCCACGATGTGCTCAACGCATCAAGCGCTCGCGCCATCTACGATGCGGCGAACTCGAGGTTGCGCGAAGACGACTTCAGCGCCCGAGGGCTGGTTCGGACCAGCCGGGTCGAGGTCATCTGCACGACGGACGATCCCCTGGACTCGCTCGAACACCATCAGGCCCTCGCCGCAGCCGAGGACTTCGACACCCTCGTCGTCCCAGGGTTCCGGCCCGACGGGGTGCTGCGCATCGAGAGGGACGAGTTCGCGCCCTATCTCGAAAAGCTCGGCGCTGTGACCGGAGGACCGATCACCGACTTCAGTGGGCTCGTCTCTGCTCTGGAACAGCGGGTCGCCTACTTCGCGGAGCGAGGAGGGACGGTCTCCGACCAATCACTGGAGGTATTCCCGAAACAGCCCTCCACCGACGCCGAGGCGGAGGCAATACTCGTGCGGCGCCTCAGCGGCGAGCGGCTCACCGAATCCGAAGCCGCATCGTTCCGGTGGGCAGTCCTCCACCACCTGGCGAGAATCTACCACCGGCACGACTGGGTGATGGAGCTGCACCTCAACGCGCTGCGAGACGCAAATCCGCGCGCACTGCACGAGATCGGTTCGGACAGCGGGTTCGACGGGATCGGCGAGGACGCTCCGGTGCAGGCGCTGCAGAGGTTCCTCGGCGAACTCGCCGAAGCGGACGAGCTGCCGCGGACTCTCCTCTTCACGGTCGACGAGAAGCAGAACAAGCAGCTCGCCGTGCTCGCCACCTGTTTCCCCGGTCCCGGAACCGCCGGAAAGGTGCAGTTGGGCAATGCGTGGTGGTTCAATGACACGATCGCAGGAATGTCGGATCAGATCCGAACCTTCGCCGAGGTCGGATATCTGCCGGCAGCGGTCGGCATGGTCACCGATTCGCGCTCGTTCCTGTCCTACCCACGGCACGAGTACTTCCGACGCATCGTCGTCGACCTCGTGGGGCAGTGGGTCGATTCGGGACAGGTCCCCGCCGATCACGACACCCTCATCGAGATTCTGCGCGACGTCTTCCATGACAATGCGGTGCGCTTCTTCCGATTCGATGCGGCACTGCAGGGCGGGAGATCATGA